TCATGAGTCTTTACAAGCAGAAATACAAAGCATATATGCCGTTCGTTCGAAGACTACACAAATTAAGCAGCAATTCATTCAAATTGTTCTTGTCAGAAAAATCCATGCAACTTCGTGGAGTCCCATTGATTTTAGAAGACACCACGTTAAATGCATACTATCACGATCTAACAAGATGATCAGCTGCATGCAGCTCACTTAATAAACAAGATGATCTAACAAGTCCCATTGTTACGAATTCCTTAtgcgtacatatatatatatatatataaacaaatcaGCTCATACTTAAATAGATTCTTCCACTTTTCTTggaaaaactatatataaatgtcAAGTactaattaaacaaattatCAACAAGCTCACACATAAATTGTTCTTATTGTCATATTATATGGGTTGAAACAAACAAACCGCCATATATATCACACAAATTGTAAACTAGCTCTCGATGTTCGATCGGAAGATCATATGAAATGCAAAAGCTAACAATAATTTTGGAAATCGAAACGAGCAATCACGTACTACATACGTTACATAATCATTTTTCGATCTAATATTATGCGTCGCCTTTTGGACCGATCACTAGAACTTGAACGTTCAAGTAAAGATTTCAAGGCATTTTGCAAGAAATGTACTGACTCAATGCTGTGATCTTTATCCGCAGCGACAACAAGAACATTGCGAATTCTTCCGCCGAGTGTGGCCATCTCTGCTCTTAGAGTTGTCAAATGGAGAGACTTTAGAATTTCGATTAGGTCTGGTATCAGATCGGTGCGGTCCTCACAGCACAATGAGGCCTTGAATATTAATCTGCCATCACTGTGGTCGCCCGAGAGTACGGTGATTTCATCAGTTTCAGACGGGAAGGTTTCCAGTTCAGTGATTTCTGACGTTTGTTCTTTCAGCTCTTTAACACGTTGAACCACTTTTGCCAGTAGTGAAGCTTTGTCTGTCTGATAAgatacagaaaaagaaaagatgatcaGAAGGGATGGAGTTGTGGGGGGAACAGAAAACCGTATTTCGAAAAGCTGGGGCAACTTTCCCAATTAAAGTGATGAGTAGCCCTAGAAGCTAGAAAGGCCTTGACCCCTTATCTCTTTTCAGATTCTGTATATGCAGTTTGAACATTCTAAAGTTTCAAAAGAATTTTGTGTACCCGAGATTTCAGATCATCTTAAATTCGTAAAGCTGGTTCTTAAGTactcccttcttcttcctctcttgtAGCAGAacatcctaattaattaatctccatagaaatagaaataacaaAAACTGAAACTCTGAGTTCTTTCTTTCATAAAACGCTTCCGCCCGCCACACACaccgaaaataaaataaaatcaaagcatTAGTTGATGAAGAAAATTAAGTTTGTGTAAATAAGCCATGAAAGTACTCTTACTCGGACATAAATAGTGGAAAGTCCAAGATTCAACGTcgcaatctctctctcatttctttgtgTACTTTTCTTAGTAACCAAACAGTCAACATGAAAGCAAAAAACACAACGAACACGAGAATCTTATGTGGAGCAAGGCATACTTGTGACTCTTCAAGGCTATAATAGTTTTTACAAAaaccattgaaaaataaaatcgaaaaCACACGTTGAGTAAAAACAATTTATTTCTTGTTCGCAGACACTAACCCTTCACCTGGAAAAGAAAttccttctcaaacatcaaAGTCAGTAAAGTACCTAACCCCCACATATATAGAAAGAATTTACACACATACGCACCCGTGCACGTAAGTTAAGATAATATGCTAATTAATTACCTTAGAATTACAAGGAAGAAGACTCCTCAGTTTATCGAGATGGGAGttgattctctctctcctcctcttctcAGCCTCTTTATGATTCTTCAAAGCGGCAAGTGCTCTATCCTGCGGTGGCGTATCCGCTAAACCCGACACCCCCAAGGGATAGTATGAGGAACTACATGAGAAGCTTTGCATCCCCGGAAACTCACAGTTTGCCGGGAAACCATATGTTCCGACGTTGATAACGCCGTTGCCGGTGATGAAGCGGTAGAGGTCTTGGTTTTCGGCAGGCTGATGCATACTGGGCTCCGCTTTGTGGTTATGATTTGGATCCTCGACTGATCCCTGTGTGAAATAAGAAAGTGCAGGAAGCTTTCGGTGGCGTTTTGTCTTTAGGGTTATATAATCTGAGAATTTTTCGGTCCTTGACTCCTTTGGGACCTTTTGTGCGTTGATTTAATAATGTTGTCGTggaaaaagtagataaatttcTCGGGCTCACGAATGTAGCTGTTATATATGGCTCAGAGATCATTAAGGATGTAACTTATAAATTTTCCTCTACGGAATTTTAGATAGTGAATTAATatcagataaaaattaaaagttaaataaaatattattaaaatttatatttttaatattattattattttgatattaaaaaaaattaaattatttattatattttatataaaaatttaaaaaaactgtaatgattaaatacaataaattgaaatgagttgaaggACTTTTACATCCAAACCAAGCCTAAATGGattaactattaactattatgATTAAAATCTcttgaaattattataaaatataattttccaaaatttaattagtgAGACATCATAATAATGTTTGTTACAAGAGAGGCATGCATACACAAAATTAACCGGACCTTCAAGTACTTTTACCTACTATCGGCATCCTTATTCAAAATtcagtaaaatataattttgaattttagttttatatcaAATTTAGAACGGctataaactataaattaattaagaaatgtTTGGTTCACAAAGATATCTCACAAAATAAAACTCACGAACGGATACATACAACTAGGCTTGTTCATAAAAAGCCTAAACCTATCCATTTGCAAAACCCTTTATTGACCCACCCGACAAAATTCGGGTTCATCGGATCAAGGGGAACAACGGGTTTGCAACGTTTTATATAGGTCGAAATCAAAGAAACCGCAAGATtcgcttctttttttttttctcttttacaaaaacaacataaatcCTCCCTCCATCCATCACTTCCTTTGTTCCATACAAATAACACGCAACCCCTCCCataattattctctctctcgctctccgCCTCATTCACAAGCTGTAGACAGAGACATATATTGAAGGTTAcataagaagagaaaagaagaagaaaatggcgGTGGCTATGTCAATGAGTTTCAACCTAGCTGGGGCATTCAGAGGCCTCACCTTAGCTTCTCCGagctcttcttctttctctttctttagaGGCGTTTTGGGATCCATAGACGTGGTGGGTCCCAAGTCATCTTCCGTGAGATTGTCGCTAACCATTCAAAATGCACACAAGAAAGGAGCAGAGAGCACCAAGAACGGCCAACATTCCAATCAAGTAGTTCATATTTTTCCATCTGAGGATTTACATATCTATGGGGTTCTTAATTGATTGAAACTGCATATAATTGTACATGGCTACTAGGCTCTCTTGACGCTCTTTTTCTAGGAAATTATAGAGGCAACCGATAATTTGATGATAAAGGGTGTTTCATGAACGACCAGAAGTGCACCAATCGCAAAGGAGAATGCAGCCTTCCCTTGCTAAAATCCGTTCAATTCTAATTTTTTGTGGAGCGAGCTTTGGGATTTTTACAGTGAAGCAAAGAAAACCCAGCTTTTGATCTGATCTAATTTTCAATACCGACctcagaggaggaggaggaggagcatTGCTAGGCTTTTGGTGCTGCTCTTTTCGGTGTTCTTCCCCAGTTTGTTCAGCCCTTTAGGCCATGCTTCGCCTTCGATGTTCTCATTAATATTCGCATTATTTACTTGGAATCGTCTTCCTTTCTACTTCACTAAATGGGTCAATGGATGTTTCTCAGAAAGAAggctttaaaataaataaataaatcattcgGGTCATACGGGTTCGACCCGATTATGTTTTGAAGCGCCGGTTCGGGTCGGGTTGGCTCCTTAAATGGGGATATTCGAGTCGGGTCGGATAAAAACCTAGTGTTTTGAGCGCAAGTTGTAGGCCTACATACAACTCAATATTCTAAtgtattagattgtaaaattattttcattataaaataaatctaaagcATGACATTTAGTCATATTAGTTTGTGAAATGATATAGTCAGAGTACTTTgcattctagctagctagtatcTACAACATGACtgatctttcattttcttaattgttaGCACTCCTAGACCAGTCGATATTGGAAGGCCGGATGGATTATATAAAAAGCTAGAGCTCTCATATGCCAAGGATTTTTACGAATCAGTTATAAGCTCGAATACATGATATGACAAGGACCTCACCATctatattaaaatttcaaacGTAGTAGGTATAGatctaaagaaaaatttgaGGGATCAAACTGCAGATATATAAGACGTTGATTGATAACTCACTCACGTTTGAGGAGGGatcaacttgcagatatatAAGACGTTGATTGATAACTCACTCACGTGATCGATGCATTATATTTAGGAACATTTCactgatcatatataattagcACTACTACTGTACTGTAACGTACATCAATGGGATTTTTGtaatttcataatattcatcacaaaagttttctttttttcttaatttgttcaCGTGAGACTATAGTcctaataaattagaaaagagAGGATGACAGATCATCAGAGTCATGTGTTGTACCTTTAAGCATGCAGTGAGCTCTAGCTGTTTGCATCAAACATGATAATATTAATTGTTAGATCGATCATTAATGTTCTatgccctagctagctagttagctTGAGATAAGttattttaaagaaacaaaCCCCAGCTTTTCCCTAAGCAATTGATATATAATAGGTATATATAGAGATTATAATTAATAGAGTGATCGAGGAATATCCCAACAAACATCACATTATAACTATTTGGGTCTTGactctaataaaatattcatacGTAGTACTCATGATCCCCTTTGATCTTAACAAATCAATAGCCACTTTGTTCGATAgtggcttcgtttggttccttaactcctctcaactcatctcaacttatcattacaactttttcaaatctcaacacaaaatataataaacaattcaattttttcaaatcctaaaataataataatattaaaaaataatattctaataatattttatcatctcaactcaactcaactcacttcaacatccaaatacaaccttAATATATACGTACAATTTAGCTGAAAGATTGTttaatatgagaaataatagttacagtcgtgagtgtataaatatcatgtaatcactttgaaaaaatacgagacctacataaaaataataataataattttttaattgtaaattctattcttttttaaatcgaTTGTATAGTACTTGCATACTTTACGATTGCATGTAACATTACtcgtttaatatatatatatatatatataagaaaagtgttttgttatatatatatcaatcactatttcaccaattttttttttatataaatgtaaagTGTGagataataaatgataaatgataagaatgataattatttataagaaaacacttttttttcgtgcaaatatatatatatatatatatatatatatcccatgaTCCGGCCAAAAAGCTACTCATGGTATTGAGTCAcgtcttaattaattaaattagtgaCTTACAGGCTGTCGCAAAATGTTTAATTTCCTGttttaatcaattaattaaacgGGTGCactctaattataaaaatattacataaaaataatctcacaaattgatataatttgatgtgattcattagattataaaattatttttattaaaaaatagatctaataaatcagataaaattatgtcaatttataaaaaaaattttatataatttttttttatagatataaacAGTCCTCTTTTCCTTAATGATATAagttaatttgtatatatttaattcaagTAGCTGCTAGTCAGGTCATGGGATCGTCATGTGATAGCTTACTTAATTAGACCAATTCTTGTCCTGCACGTGGTACAAAATCCACCACGTACGTACCTCTCGGTTAGGTTATAactgttttccattttttattggatatattCCTTTCATTATAACGTTGTTCATTAAACGTCCGATCATTGACCAAATTATTCAATATTGCATGATACAATAATTTGGTAGGCCAGTTTATCTTGGAGGTCCACAAATTTGATCGCTCggcgacatatatatatatatatatatatgtgggtgAAAAACATAGTGTTATTGGACCAAAGTTTCGAAGACTTTAGACTCTTCAAATTAACAGTAGTTAATTTttgaattatgttatatatatacagtcatttttacgtattttttatacattttattaatatgattgatcaaaataattattttatattaaaaaaataatataactacaTTAATGAATAATACGTAAAAGTTattgcacataaaatttttattaattttttctacaatttaacattttatacaaGGTGTGGAATTATCGTACGAACAgttttcattatataaatatatatatatatattatatatagttgtcaTCATGATTCTCTGCatgcaatatattattatttagtttgaaCTTAAATTACTTTTGCCGTTATGACAGGTTAATGATCGAGTATGTTAGCCAATGCCTATGCCAGTACTCGAACTTCAACCTGTTTGTACAAGATGATGATATCGGCTGAACTGAAACATGTCATTGGGTTACCAAAATGTGTCGTAGTTCTTGAGCCCCAAATCTCAGTACTTTTGAATAACAAGTTggttcacaaaaatattttataaagaaataaattcaaacattaatatatatatatatatatatcttgtcgTATGTTGAAGTATacattacaacaaaaaagattttttaagaTGATTTTCTTCTGAAACGAAATGAAAATTGTTtcaaaaagtgagatttatgGACGAATTTCAGATTTCACCTCACAAAAATGATGGAAGAACAGAACCGCTCGAACAGGATAATtaggaacaaaatattttatccctAATAATAAAACCGTtcaaatgtaatattttagcGTTCGGATGATTAAatttaaccgttcgaacgtataatttTCACTGTTCGAATGATTAATCAGCATTATTCGAACGTACATTTGTGcgttaagtataattattataacagGAAACTggttacgttcaaacgtaaaatttctatcattcgaacgaatttatttttgtttgaacgtATTTTACAATCGTTCAAACACGTTACTACTATTCGAACATAAAATTGTTTCCGTTTGAACGATATTCTGTGATGATTTTTAATCgtgacaaaataaattaccgttcgaacgatttccCTCAATTTTTTCCCAATATATCTTTTGATACAGTGTTGTTGGAACGAGCTCGGGATGACtttttttcgtcccaaataatttttttgaatgaaatgattttcttttggaaaagaGCATTTCTATTGTGGTgatattatattgtaaaattacttttaaatataaatagatcaaACTAGTAATGTTAGGGCATAAAACTTATGCAAGCTTTGCGTAAAAAATGTGTTCTTCCCACTTTTTCACAATAaagttcaaatttttataaaatacatatttgtaaatcatatttaaaatttgtatatattatttttcttttaaaaatagacCGGAGTTAGAGTGATTAATGAACATAGAAAAATACTTCGGACACCGAAAGGTGGTCCTGATACATATTCccgatatatgtatatattttagtgattaaggatatattttatttattgatattatgagtttttgagaaaaaaatgttaagattataaaaaaaatataaaattaaaaaaataatcaaatgtaCTAATcgattttttttgtcaaaattctCGATAGTTGTATTGTTACCATGAACACAATCAGACCTACGTACCCTTAATTTTACGGGAGGCTAGCTAGGCCTGCTTAAAGCTCTTGTGATGGCCCAAAACTTGCGAACTTGAGCTGAAAAAAGGCCTCTGACATGCATAATAGCGCGTGCTATTTGATATAACACGGTTCTGATTTTGAGAAAGCCAGGCCCAGGCCATGAGGTGATATTATTGAGATAATGCGTATCACTATCCCGGCCAAGACGGACCAAAAATCTTTAAAGAAAATTACTAAagtttaccctttttttttccctaaaaagTATTTAAGTCATATGTAAACTATTATCaaattctcttaaaaaatgaattatatatttaaagtaaTTGGGGTCATTAAAGCTTGCTTAAGAGtggtttagatttagaaatgagttgagatggtttgtgaaaaatataataaaagtagaattatttattatattttatgtgaaaatttaataaaattgtaacgatgagatgaaataggttgagattgattacgaatacaaacgagtaattttaaaatttcaaggcAATGCtcacatatatatgaaaatggtaCATTCTTTTTTAGGGCTCTGATTAGTGCATGCTAAAAAATTGAAGTCAATtggtttggttatataaaattaaactattttaccttattttatatgatcattataatttttttaaactctcacataaaatataaaaaataatttaatttttttaaattttaaaataaaaataatctaataaatttatattataataatattttatttaaattttaataaaatatctaattttatctcatctaaactgtATAACTAATGGCTACTTTAGTTGCTTTTGCGTTGGCTTAACAAAGTAGGGTTTACATTTTAATCTCATTCTTTGAGCGAAAACGTACACTTTTTGTTGCCGCTGAAACCAGTTTTCATATGACTTTACaacttctaatattattattcttaaggAACTAAACATGGGTGGGaacatgtgcatgcatgtttattctgtatttattttttaataattttcaatcGTAGTCTATATTTAGATAACTTTATAACCGaataattgataataaaataataataataatttaaaatatgtgaaaatgatataaaaaataagagccCGTTTCATCATTTTGGTCACTAGGATAGTCTCAAGTTCTGCGCTTTCtgaatttttctgtttttaaaatgaaaacaacatgGGAAAAGAAGGAAATAGTACTGTAAATAAATAGACAGAACAGCAAGGGTTGTCTGCTTTGATTTAGAttcctgtatttttttaataaaagaaaaccaaTTTGGAAAAAACTGCGTGCAGGTCATGAGTGGAACCCCAGACGCAAATGTTtgctgtctctctctcattgccTGTCTCTGCTACCATTTGATGATGACTGTCAATTTTTAAGTTCACTATGcttttttactgaaaatacgGCTTTTTTGGATGGATTGAGATGATGGAACGTGGATCAGACTTTAGGGATGGTTGTAATGAGAGAGGGGTTTGCTACGCGTCGTCTCATTGTacacatcatttttatttttttagattaattgaatacttttattcaaaaatctttgctctatatatttattaaagaaaaaaaaatatatatatatatatatataatatgtgatgtaaCGATGATTAAATTCTCgcttagattgtaaaattatctcaatttttcttattttaatattatattttttaaaatttttatataaaatataataaataatttaaaatttttaaatattaaaataataatattattaaaatataatattttatttaattttaaattctcatcTTTCTCGATCCAATCCAAACGACCGCCTAATAGAATTATCGAACGAGATTAGTTTACATCCTTCGAGATTTTTGCAGTGCCACTTGGAAAGTGTACTACAACTGCCTAGAAATTTCTGTTCTTTATCAGATGAATTTggtatcatcattttttttttaaatttatctattttaaacgATTAGCACTTTGTCCTGCTTAACTCTTAAGTATAACAAGGCCACggttataaatagtttaaaataataataatattaaaaaataatattttattttatttttatttaaaattattacatttcatctcatcttattttatcattctaattttattaaatttttatataaaatataataaataattttattttattaaatattaaaataataataatattaaaaaataatattttatttaactatcaTCTCTCAACTTACAATCCAAACCGTATATGTAAATTGAACACAAATGTACTTTAGTTtctaaactaattttataaaataaatttataaattaatatgttattacGATACTTAAcagttttataaaaagaaatttattat
This genomic interval from Juglans regia cultivar Chandler chromosome 3, Walnut 2.0, whole genome shotgun sequence contains the following:
- the LOC108983406 gene encoding transcription factor bHLH106-like, whose protein sequence is MHQPAENQDLYRFITGNGVINVGTYGFPANCEFPGMQSFSCSSSYYPLGVSGLADTPPQDRALAALKNHKEAEKRRRERINSHLDKLRSLLPCNSKTDKASLLAKVVQRVKELKEQTSEITELETFPSETDEITVLSGDHSDGRLIFKASLCCEDRTDLIPDLIEILKSLHLTTLRAEMATLGGRIRNVLVVAADKDHSIESVHFLQNALKSLLERSSSSDRSKRRRIILDRKMIM